In the Verrucomicrobiia bacterium genome, one interval contains:
- a CDS encoding YfcC family protein, translating into MHRSLRVPHTLVLLFAMMLAAWLATWLLPQGRFDTTETAEGRSLVVPGSYTPAPERVRLPPSALLTAVPRALAAAQDIVFFVLLVGGTVSVLRATGAIDAFLGWALRRAAGRPNRFIVAGMTAFAAGSSALGMAEEYIPVTAMVVALGTALGLAPVASVGVLMGGCAIGYGVAALNPFTVQIAQGIAELPPTSGLRFRLALFLPFIAIGAHHVWRHARRSPIVPDPPGPAETPNAAATYPTLDGRRRLVALIALATLLLMVGGIATAGWYLTELGALFLGLAMVAGAVGRLGADATARRFAEGAADLAPTALLIGFARSIALILEDGQVLHTVVHGLSQPLQHAGPHVAAVGMLLIQTVLNLFIPSGSGQAFVTMPIMTPLGDLLGLDRQVVVLAYQFGDGFSNLIVPTNIVLMSILGIAGVPYDRWVRFAFPLLLKLVAAGAVSLGVANVTGMGP; encoded by the coding sequence ATGCACCGAAGCCTCCGTGTTCCCCACACCCTGGTGCTGCTCTTCGCCATGATGCTGGCAGCGTGGCTGGCTACCTGGCTGCTCCCTCAGGGACGTTTCGACACCACCGAAACCGCGGAGGGACGGTCGCTTGTGGTCCCTGGCAGTTACACCCCCGCCCCCGAACGAGTGCGACTGCCTCCCTCCGCCCTGCTGACGGCCGTGCCGCGGGCTCTGGCGGCCGCCCAGGACATCGTGTTCTTCGTCCTGCTTGTCGGCGGCACGGTGTCGGTCCTGCGCGCAACGGGGGCGATCGACGCTTTTTTGGGCTGGGCGCTCCGACGCGCCGCCGGACGACCCAACCGATTCATCGTGGCAGGCATGACCGCCTTCGCCGCCGGGTCCAGCGCCCTCGGCATGGCCGAGGAATACATTCCGGTCACCGCCATGGTCGTCGCCCTCGGCACCGCCCTCGGGCTCGCACCCGTGGCTTCGGTGGGCGTGCTGATGGGGGGATGCGCCATTGGCTACGGCGTCGCGGCCCTCAATCCCTTCACCGTCCAGATCGCCCAAGGCATTGCGGAACTGCCTCCCACCTCGGGGCTCCGCTTCCGACTTGCCCTGTTCCTCCCCTTCATCGCCATCGGCGCCCATCATGTGTGGCGCCACGCCCGCCGGTCGCCGATCGTACCAGATCCCCCTGGGCCCGCGGAAACACCAAACGCTGCCGCCACCTACCCGACCCTCGACGGTCGCCGTCGCCTGGTGGCCCTGATCGCTTTGGCCACGCTCCTGCTGATGGTCGGCGGAATCGCCACGGCTGGATGGTATCTCACCGAATTGGGCGCCCTGTTTCTGGGCCTCGCCATGGTGGCCGGCGCGGTCGGCAGGCTCGGAGCGGATGCCACGGCCCGGCGGTTCGCGGAAGGCGCGGCGGATCTGGCGCCGACGGCCCTGCTGATTGGATTTGCCCGTTCCATCGCCCTGATCCTCGAGGACGGCCAGGTGCTGCACACAGTGGTCCATGGCCTCTCCCAACCGCTCCAGCATGCAGGCCCCCACGTGGCCGCCGTGGGCATGCTCCTCATCCAAACCGTCCTCAACCTCTTCATCCCCTCCGGCAGCGGCCAGGCTTTCGTGACCATGCCGATCATGACTCCGCTGGGCGACCTCCTCGGTCTCGACCGTCAGGTGGTCGTGCTGGCCTACCAGTTCGGCGACGGCTTCTCCAACCTGATAGTCCCGACCAACATCGTCCTCATGAGCATCCTCGGCATCGCCGGCGTGCCTTATGACCGCTGGGTACGTTTCGCGTTTCCGCTCCTCCTCAAGCTGGTCGCCGCCGGGGCGGTCTCGCTGGGGGTCGCCAACGTCACCGGCATGGGCCCTTGA
- a CDS encoding cell wall hydrolase, protein MALVGRRMEAGPPSYTYGQQVVAAVLMGEAWGEGEKAMTAVAEVIRLRADRAGISPLAAVLRPKQFTCLNRTTPEALIRRYHGERDFRKALEIARRMYNQPETLPGYSRGATHFERLGTRAYWTEGHSPVAVVGRLAFYRLAR, encoded by the coding sequence GTGGCCCTGGTGGGGCGCCGTATGGAGGCGGGGCCGCCCAGCTACACCTACGGGCAGCAGGTGGTGGCGGCGGTGCTGATGGGGGAAGCGTGGGGCGAAGGGGAGAAGGCCATGACGGCGGTGGCGGAGGTGATTCGATTGCGGGCGGACCGGGCGGGGATAAGTCCTCTGGCGGCGGTGCTGCGGCCGAAGCAGTTCACCTGTCTGAACCGGACGACTCCCGAGGCTCTGATCCGGAGGTACCATGGTGAGCGGGATTTTCGGAAGGCGCTGGAGATCGCCCGGCGCATGTACAACCAGCCGGAGACGCTGCCGGGGTATTCGCGGGGGGCGACGCACTTCGAGCGGTTGGGCACGCGGGCGTACTGGACGGAGGGACATTCCCCGGTTGCGGTGGTGGGCAGGCTGGCATTCTACCGCCTGGCGCGGTGA
- a CDS encoding ABC transporter permease, translated as MPESNPAPSSPPTLALGQFGQSPWTRAARRFVALRTAVAASLFLLALLLAVFSSPVWWPHHPETLTQAQWASPSLTHWLGTDANGRDLLARICAGARISLWVGLAGAVVSLVIGVVWGAVAGYVGGRLDGVLMRTVDILYSLPSVIFIIVLLTTLQAPARAILARLGSGQDADHAPLLLLILGLGAISWLTMARIVRTQVMSLRQRPFVEASIALGAGHARLLFRHILPNTTGVILTYLTLTLPTVVLAESFLSYLGLGVQPPQASLGTLIAEGAAQINPIRTYGWLLAGPAGMLVGLLLALGFLGDGIRDALDPRS; from the coding sequence ATGCCTGAATCGAACCCGGCCCCCTCTTCCCCGCCGACGCTCGCACTCGGTCAGTTCGGTCAGTCCCCATGGACCCGGGCCGCACGGAGATTCGTGGCTCTCCGCACCGCCGTCGCTGCCTCCCTGTTCCTCCTCGCCCTTCTCCTCGCCGTGTTCTCCTCCCCCGTCTGGTGGCCCCACCACCCGGAAACCCTGACCCAGGCCCAGTGGGCCTCGCCGTCCCTCACCCATTGGCTTGGCACCGATGCCAACGGACGCGACCTCCTCGCACGAATCTGCGCCGGTGCCCGTATCAGTCTCTGGGTCGGCCTCGCCGGGGCCGTCGTCAGCCTCGTCATTGGCGTTGTCTGGGGTGCGGTGGCCGGCTACGTCGGAGGACGCCTCGACGGCGTTCTGATGCGCACCGTGGACATCCTCTACTCCCTGCCGTCCGTGATCTTCATCATCGTCCTCCTGACCACCCTGCAGGCGCCGGCCCGCGCCATCCTCGCCCGGCTCGGGAGCGGGCAGGATGCCGATCACGCCCCCCTCCTACTCTTGATTCTCGGCCTCGGTGCCATCTCGTGGCTCACCATGGCCCGTATCGTCCGCACCCAGGTGATGTCGCTCCGGCAGCGCCCCTTCGTCGAAGCCAGCATCGCGCTGGGAGCCGGCCATGCCCGACTCCTCTTCCGCCACATCCTGCCCAACACCACCGGGGTGATTCTCACCTACCTTACCCTGACCCTCCCGACCGTGGTGCTCGCCGAGTCGTTCCTCAGCTACCTGGGCCTGGGAGTCCAACCCCCGCAGGCCAGCCTCGGCACCCTCATCGCCGAGGGCGCCGCCCAAATCAATCCGATCCGAACCTACGGATGGCTGCTCGCCGGCCCGGCCGGAATGCTGGTTGGTCTCCTCCTCGCCCTGGGGTTCCTCGGAGACGGTATCCGCGATGCCCTTGACCCGCGTTCCTGA
- a CDS encoding ABC transporter permease has protein sequence MFWLKRLWTLVPVLLLVSLAAFALVRLAPGGPFDRERAPASPEIERALRDRYHLDDPLWRQYARFLAGAATGDLGPSLKHRNHTVGEIIAQGFPVSMALGAAAFSVALGLGLPLGVAGALRRGRWMDGSTSLLALLAVCIPGFVSGPLLILFFAVRWELFPVALWGGPWHMVLPVLTLGGYYAGRVARLVREGWTDVMTSPHIRAARARGLPEWRIQLRHVLPLAILPVVSFSGPLLADLLTGSFIVENLFQLPGIGTLTVNSALNRDYPLIVGLVLLYSALLLVLNLITDLVHAWLDPRIRHA, from the coding sequence ATGTTCTGGCTGAAGCGCCTCTGGACCCTCGTTCCCGTCCTGCTGCTGGTCAGCCTGGCCGCCTTCGCCCTTGTCCGCCTCGCCCCGGGCGGCCCGTTCGATCGCGAGCGCGCCCCGGCTTCCCCTGAAATCGAACGTGCCCTGCGCGATCGCTATCACCTCGACGACCCCCTCTGGCGACAGTACGCCCGCTTCCTCGCAGGCGCCGCCACCGGCGACCTGGGCCCGTCCCTGAAGCACCGCAACCACACCGTTGGCGAAATCATTGCCCAAGGATTCCCCGTCTCCATGGCCCTGGGAGCCGCAGCCTTCAGCGTCGCCCTCGGCCTCGGACTTCCTCTCGGCGTCGCCGGCGCGCTTCGCCGCGGACGTTGGATGGACGGCTCCACCAGTCTCCTCGCCCTCCTGGCCGTGTGCATCCCCGGCTTCGTCTCCGGCCCGCTCCTCATCCTCTTCTTCGCCGTCCGCTGGGAACTCTTCCCCGTCGCCCTCTGGGGCGGTCCATGGCATATGGTCCTCCCCGTCCTCACCCTCGGTGGTTACTATGCCGGACGCGTCGCCCGACTCGTCCGCGAGGGCTGGACCGACGTCATGACCTCGCCCCACATCCGTGCCGCCAGAGCCCGCGGCCTCCCGGAGTGGCGCATCCAACTCCGCCATGTCCTGCCGCTGGCGATCCTTCCCGTCGTCAGCTTCTCCGGCCCCCTTCTCGCCGACCTCCTGACCGGCTCCTTCATCGTCGAGAACCTCTTCCAACTCCCCGGCATTGGCACCCTCACCGTCAACAGCGCCCTCAACCGCGACTACCCCTTGATCGTCGGACTCGTCCTCCTCTATTCCGCCCTCCTCCTCGTTCTCAACCTGATCACTGACCTCGTCCATGCCTGGCTTGATCCCCGCATCCGCCATGCCTGA
- a CDS encoding cobalamin biosynthesis protein P47K, with protein sequence MIGGFLGAGKTTAVARLARRLTERGHKVGLITNDQGRDLVDTAMLRSRGFATEEIPGGCFCCRFNSLVEAARTLTAHNRPDVFIAEPVGSCTDLVATVTYPLRRIYGTDFTIAPLSVLVDPIRALRILGLEPGGTFSDKVRYIYLKQLEEADLIVLGKSDLVPAARMEALRAAMADRFPHAELLTVSVRTESNLEPWFSRLESTEQSRRASMQVDYDLYAEGEALLGWLNATVRLASSTPFDTERFLGALARAIQEHLAAQTAEIAHLKMTLSPDDGLGEIAAINLVRNDFIPELSLRLDGPVLGAQLILNLRAEASPETLAASVRKALAHAAGGFDTLTADLDHLEQFRPGRPTPTHRDPVAGVSAPA encoded by the coding sequence ATGATCGGCGGGTTCCTGGGCGCTGGAAAAACCACCGCCGTCGCCCGACTCGCCCGTCGCCTCACCGAACGCGGTCACAAGGTCGGACTCATCACCAATGACCAGGGGCGCGACCTCGTGGACACCGCGATGCTTCGTTCCCGCGGATTCGCCACCGAGGAAATCCCGGGCGGCTGCTTCTGCTGCCGGTTCAACTCCCTCGTTGAGGCCGCCCGCACGCTCACCGCCCACAACCGCCCGGATGTCTTCATCGCCGAACCCGTGGGCAGTTGCACCGACCTCGTCGCCACCGTCACCTATCCCCTCCGCCGCATCTACGGGACCGACTTCACCATCGCCCCGCTCAGCGTCCTCGTGGACCCCATCCGGGCCCTCCGCATCCTCGGCCTTGAACCCGGCGGCACCTTTTCCGACAAGGTCCGCTACATCTACCTCAAGCAACTCGAGGAGGCCGATCTCATCGTCCTCGGCAAGAGCGACCTTGTCCCAGCCGCGCGCATGGAAGCCCTCCGCGCCGCCATGGCCGATCGCTTCCCCCACGCCGAACTTCTCACCGTCTCCGTCCGCACCGAATCCAACCTGGAACCCTGGTTCTCCCGCCTTGAAAGCACCGAACAGTCCCGCCGGGCCTCCATGCAGGTGGACTACGACCTCTACGCGGAGGGCGAAGCCCTGCTCGGCTGGCTCAACGCCACCGTTCGACTCGCCTCCAGCACCCCCTTTGATACCGAGCGTTTCCTTGGCGCCCTGGCCCGCGCCATCCAGGAACACCTGGCCGCCCAAACCGCTGAGATTGCCCACCTCAAAATGACCCTCAGCCCCGACGATGGCCTCGGCGAAATCGCGGCCATCAACCTCGTCCGCAACGATTTCATCCCCGAACTCTCCCTCCGACTCGATGGTCCCGTCCTTGGCGCCCAGTTGATTCTCAACCTCCGCGCTGAAGCCAGCCCCGAAACCCTCGCCGCCTCCGTCCGAAAGGCCCTTGCCCACGCCGCCGGCGGCTTCGACACCCTCACCGCCGACCTCGATCACCTCGAACAGTTCCGTCCCGGTCGCCCCACCCCCACCCATCGGGATCCAGTCGCCGGCGTTTCCGCGCCCGCCTGA
- a CDS encoding CRTAC1 family protein, producing MRGVMSGQSRWALGVGLALGMAGAAEPGGGGLEADPMCVTTNLVVDGAFSEGEVEQPEGTRRMVELLQRHYEAIDPMATTFFNDRRVEALRGEVAGAKEVREEMPLRFRLARELVNAGRPEEGLAEFARVEALLDQGRLRLAAAGRAEFRMRHAVAWLRLGEQENCVDHHQAESCLLPIRGDGVHQRTRGSRGALPLLREQLRAFPDDLGARWLMNVAYMTLGEWPERVPSEWVIPAAAFASEHPIRRFPNVAGALGLDVNDLAGGVVLDDFDNDGLIDVVVSAWGSDGPLRYFRNEGDGRFTERTREAGLAGLVGALNIQQTDFNNDGHLDIWMLRGAWLGEAGRIPNSLLRNNGDGTFTDVTEEAGLLSRHPTQASVWFDFDGDGWLDVFIGNESWNPRDPDRCELYRNNGDGTFTEVAAESGLAVARLVKGVAVGDIDNDGRPDLYLSCRDSQRNLLFRNEGPAGTNEAGRVTWRFTEVGERVGVSDSVPSFPTWFFDFDNDGHEDLFVSGYAIEGVGDVAAEYLGLPNRAARPRLYRNRGDGTFVDVTMAVGLDRVCLSMGANFGDLDNDGWLDMYLGTGDPDLATIIPNRMFRNDGGRRFQDVSEGGGFGHLQKGHGIAFADLDHDGHQDVYLVAGGAYTGDNYPNALFLNPGNSNRWIALKLEGTRSNRAAIGARLRVRVQTPDGSRTIHRTVSSGGSFGSSPLRQHVGLGDAVAVTGIEVDWPASGIRQVLVGLEMERGYRIREGEAEAAPMALPRIDLGWVRRGAGY from the coding sequence ATGCGTGGTGTGATGTCCGGACAGAGCAGGTGGGCTTTGGGGGTGGGACTGGCGCTGGGGATGGCGGGGGCGGCGGAGCCGGGAGGGGGAGGGTTGGAGGCGGACCCGATGTGTGTGACGACGAACCTGGTGGTGGACGGGGCGTTTTCGGAAGGGGAGGTGGAACAACCGGAGGGAACTCGGCGGATGGTCGAGCTCCTGCAGCGTCATTATGAGGCGATCGACCCGATGGCGACGACATTCTTCAACGATCGCCGGGTGGAGGCGTTGCGAGGCGAGGTGGCGGGGGCGAAGGAGGTCCGGGAGGAGATGCCGTTGCGGTTCCGGTTGGCGCGGGAGTTGGTGAATGCGGGGCGGCCGGAGGAGGGATTGGCGGAGTTTGCGCGGGTGGAGGCACTCCTGGACCAGGGGCGGCTGCGGCTGGCGGCGGCGGGACGGGCGGAATTCCGGATGCGACATGCGGTGGCCTGGCTGCGGTTGGGAGAGCAGGAAAACTGTGTGGACCATCATCAGGCCGAATCGTGCCTGCTGCCGATCCGGGGGGATGGGGTGCATCAGCGGACGCGGGGTTCGCGGGGGGCCTTGCCGCTGTTGCGCGAGCAGTTGCGGGCGTTTCCGGACGATCTCGGGGCGCGATGGTTGATGAACGTGGCGTACATGACCCTGGGGGAATGGCCGGAACGGGTGCCGTCGGAGTGGGTCATTCCGGCCGCGGCTTTCGCCTCGGAGCATCCGATCAGGCGGTTTCCGAATGTGGCGGGGGCACTGGGGTTGGATGTGAATGACCTGGCGGGCGGGGTGGTCCTGGACGATTTCGACAACGACGGGTTGATCGACGTGGTGGTGTCAGCGTGGGGTTCGGACGGGCCGTTGCGGTATTTCCGCAACGAGGGGGACGGGAGGTTCACGGAGCGGACGCGGGAGGCGGGATTGGCGGGGTTGGTGGGGGCGCTCAACATCCAGCAGACCGATTTCAACAACGACGGGCACCTCGACATCTGGATGCTGCGTGGGGCGTGGCTGGGGGAGGCGGGGCGGATTCCGAATTCGCTGTTGCGGAACAACGGGGACGGGACGTTCACGGATGTGACGGAGGAGGCGGGGCTGTTGAGCCGGCATCCGACCCAGGCCTCGGTATGGTTCGATTTTGACGGGGACGGCTGGCTGGACGTGTTCATCGGGAACGAGAGCTGGAATCCGAGGGATCCCGACCGATGCGAACTCTATCGGAACAACGGGGACGGGACGTTCACGGAGGTGGCGGCGGAGTCGGGGTTGGCGGTGGCGCGGTTGGTGAAGGGGGTGGCGGTGGGGGATATCGACAACGACGGGCGACCGGACCTGTACCTTTCCTGCCGGGACAGTCAGCGGAACCTGCTGTTTCGGAATGAGGGTCCGGCGGGGACGAACGAGGCGGGGCGCGTGACCTGGCGGTTCACCGAGGTGGGAGAGCGGGTGGGCGTCTCGGATTCGGTGCCGAGCTTCCCGACGTGGTTTTTCGACTTCGACAACGACGGGCACGAGGATCTTTTCGTGAGCGGCTATGCGATCGAAGGGGTCGGGGATGTGGCGGCGGAGTATCTCGGGCTGCCGAACCGGGCGGCGCGTCCAAGGCTCTACCGGAACCGGGGCGACGGCACCTTCGTGGATGTCACGATGGCGGTGGGTCTGGACCGCGTGTGCCTGAGCATGGGGGCCAATTTCGGGGACCTGGACAACGACGGATGGCTGGACATGTACCTGGGGACCGGGGATCCGGATCTGGCGACGATCATCCCCAACCGGATGTTCCGAAACGATGGCGGGCGACGGTTTCAGGATGTCTCGGAAGGGGGCGGGTTCGGGCACTTGCAGAAGGGGCACGGCATTGCCTTTGCGGACCTGGACCATGACGGTCACCAGGATGTGTACCTGGTGGCGGGGGGGGCGTACACGGGCGACAACTATCCGAATGCGCTCTTTCTCAACCCGGGGAACTCCAATCGATGGATCGCGCTGAAGCTGGAGGGGACGCGGTCCAATCGGGCCGCCATCGGGGCGCGTCTGAGGGTTCGCGTGCAGACTCCGGACGGGAGCCGGACGATTCATCGCACGGTGAGTTCGGGGGGCAGTTTCGGATCGTCGCCATTGCGGCAGCACGTGGGGCTGGGGGATGCGGTGGCGGTGACGGGAATCGAGGTGGACTGGCCGGCGTCGGGGATTCGGCAGGTATTGGTCGGGCTGGAGATGGAACGGGGCTACCGGATAAGGGAAGGGGAGGCCGAGGCCGCACCGATGGCGTTGCCGAGGATCGATCTGGGGTGGGTGCGCCGGGGGGCGGGGTATTGA
- a CDS encoding tetratricopeptide repeat protein has protein sequence MRDLEPPDSHFLNAARGWLGLGLPEEARSELNQLSPEAQLHPAVLTVEWERYAHLRDWTAALRIADRLLAIDNSLPAGWINRSYALHELRRTHEARTALLAALPRFPSVGVIHYNLACYACHLGDLPEARTWLRQAMAIEGREVILERARTDADLDPIRHELSGL, from the coding sequence ATGAGGGACCTGGAACCGCCGGATTCCCACTTCCTCAACGCCGCCCGCGGATGGCTCGGACTCGGCCTGCCCGAGGAGGCGCGCTCCGAATTGAACCAGCTCTCCCCCGAAGCCCAGCTCCATCCCGCCGTCCTCACCGTGGAATGGGAGCGGTACGCCCATCTCCGCGACTGGACGGCCGCCCTTCGCATCGCCGACCGCCTGCTCGCCATCGACAACTCCCTTCCCGCCGGCTGGATCAACCGCTCCTACGCCCTCCACGAACTCCGCCGCACCCACGAAGCCCGCACCGCCCTCCTCGCCGCCCTTCCCCGGTTCCCCTCCGTGGGCGTCATCCACTACAACCTCGCCTGCTACGCCTGCCACCTCGGCGATCTCCCCGAAGCCCGCACCTGGCTCCGCCAGGCCATGGCCATTGAGGGCCGCGAGGTCATCCTCGAACGCGCCCGCACCGACGCCGACCTCGACCCCATCCGTCACGAACTGTCCGGCCTCTGA
- a CDS encoding prolyl oligopeptidase family serine peptidase — translation MRPPPDLVRLGLLLALVVLACLDTVGAQPAPGTPPRVYRDRVEPNWFAGDTRFWYRNDLANDTREFLVVHAVEGTRSPAFNHALVANRLGTLLQRPVHPDRLPVDTLRFSELDDIVTLQGSEGTWRWNPGRAELTPDPDAPADQGRPAEANASNPPPSPRRARQPQTPTPVTSVPSPDGRWEAFVRDHNLWVRDTQSGAEHPLAFDGNPGHSFQQDIQRARLVEMRYDAPEPPETLPRVFWSPDSRKLLALQTRSVPERRVHLIHAAPRDRLQPRLDSYPYLKPGDDLPVATPRLFGIDPRREVTLNRDLHPIPWNLSHFRWDPDSSRVIFLYNERGHQRLRVLAAPWPSDPDATASALFPLLDEPCDTFFDYSNKTHLEFLPGTDEFLWMSERSGWNHLYLLDARTGHLHNAVTHGPWVVRGVDRVDPETRRVWFRACGIRPGEDPYHAHLARVNLDGSGLSILTEGDGTHSVQWSPSRRYFLDTWSRVDAPPITALRDGESGALIVLLEQADASEVLAARGRFPQRFVAPGRDGATDIWGILHRPRDFDPAHRYPVVENIYAGPHGQHVPKAFRATYRHQEEIADRGFVVVQIDGMGTNWRHKAFHDVAWRNLGDAGFPDRIAWLHAAARHLPFLDLDRIGIYGGSAGGQNALRALLAHGGFYRAAAADCGCHDNRMDKIWWNEAWMGWPVGPHYAEQSNVTQAHRLQGALLLTVGELDRNVDPASTTQVVDALIRAGHDFEFLLLPGAGHGAGESEYARRRRADFLARHLLPASSPAQRPLPATPSPR, via the coding sequence ATGCGCCCGCCCCCTGACCTCGTGCGCCTCGGACTCCTCCTCGCCCTCGTCGTCCTCGCCTGCCTCGATACCGTCGGTGCCCAACCCGCCCCCGGGACCCCGCCCAGGGTCTATCGCGATCGGGTCGAACCCAACTGGTTCGCCGGGGATACCCGCTTCTGGTACCGCAATGATCTCGCCAACGACACCCGCGAGTTCCTCGTCGTCCACGCCGTCGAAGGCACCCGCTCCCCGGCTTTCAACCATGCCCTCGTCGCCAATCGCCTCGGCACCCTCCTCCAGCGTCCCGTCCATCCCGACCGCCTGCCGGTGGATACCCTCCGGTTCTCCGAGTTGGACGACATCGTCACCCTTCAGGGATCCGAGGGCACCTGGCGGTGGAATCCCGGCCGCGCCGAACTGACCCCCGATCCGGATGCCCCCGCCGACCAGGGACGGCCCGCCGAAGCCAACGCTTCCAATCCACCCCCCTCCCCACGACGTGCCCGCCAGCCCCAGACCCCCACGCCCGTCACCTCGGTCCCCTCTCCCGACGGACGCTGGGAGGCGTTCGTCCGCGACCACAACCTCTGGGTCCGCGACACACAGTCCGGCGCCGAACACCCGCTCGCGTTCGATGGCAATCCGGGCCACTCCTTCCAGCAGGACATCCAACGAGCCCGCCTCGTCGAAATGCGGTACGATGCCCCCGAGCCCCCCGAGACCCTGCCCCGGGTCTTCTGGTCCCCGGATTCCCGCAAACTCCTCGCCCTCCAGACCCGCTCCGTCCCCGAACGCCGCGTCCACCTCATCCACGCCGCCCCCCGCGACCGTCTCCAGCCACGTCTCGACTCCTATCCGTACCTGAAACCCGGCGATGATCTCCCCGTCGCCACCCCACGCCTCTTCGGAATCGACCCCCGCCGCGAGGTCACCCTCAACCGCGATCTCCACCCCATCCCCTGGAACCTCTCCCACTTCCGTTGGGACCCCGACAGCAGCCGGGTGATCTTCCTCTACAACGAACGCGGTCACCAGCGCCTGCGAGTCCTCGCCGCACCCTGGCCCTCCGACCCGGACGCCACCGCCTCCGCCCTCTTCCCGCTCCTCGATGAGCCCTGCGACACGTTCTTCGATTACTCGAACAAAACCCACCTCGAGTTCCTCCCCGGCACCGACGAGTTCCTCTGGATGTCCGAACGCTCCGGCTGGAATCACCTCTACCTCCTCGATGCCCGCACCGGACACCTCCACAACGCCGTCACCCACGGACCCTGGGTCGTCCGCGGGGTCGATCGCGTGGACCCCGAAACCCGCCGGGTCTGGTTCCGCGCCTGCGGCATCCGGCCCGGCGAGGACCCCTACCATGCCCACCTCGCCCGCGTGAACCTCGACGGCTCCGGCCTTTCGATCCTCACCGAAGGCGACGGCACCCACTCGGTTCAATGGTCGCCGTCCCGGCGGTACTTCCTCGACACTTGGTCCCGCGTCGATGCCCCGCCCATCACCGCCCTCCGTGACGGAGAATCCGGCGCCCTGATCGTCCTCCTCGAACAGGCCGATGCCTCCGAAGTCCTCGCCGCCCGCGGCCGCTTTCCCCAACGCTTCGTCGCCCCGGGCCGCGACGGCGCCACCGACATCTGGGGAATCCTCCACCGGCCCCGCGACTTCGACCCCGCCCACCGCTATCCCGTGGTCGAAAACATCTACGCCGGTCCCCATGGACAGCACGTCCCCAAGGCCTTTCGCGCCACCTACCGGCACCAGGAGGAAATCGCCGACCGCGGTTTTGTGGTCGTCCAGATCGACGGCATGGGCACCAACTGGCGCCACAAGGCCTTCCACGATGTCGCCTGGCGGAACCTCGGCGACGCCGGGTTCCCCGATCGCATCGCCTGGCTCCATGCCGCCGCCCGGCACCTGCCCTTCCTCGACCTCGACCGTATCGGCATCTATGGAGGATCCGCCGGCGGCCAGAATGCCCTTCGTGCCCTCCTCGCCCACGGCGGCTTCTACCGGGCCGCCGCCGCCGATTGCGGCTGTCACGACAACCGCATGGACAAGATCTGGTGGAACGAAGCCTGGATGGGCTGGCCCGTCGGTCCCCACTACGCCGAACAATCCAACGTGACCCAGGCCCACCGACTCCAGGGCGCCCTCCTCCTCACCGTCGGCGAACTCGATCGCAACGTGGACCCCGCCAGCACCACCCAGGTCGTCGACGCCCTCATTCGCGCCGGCCACGACTTCGAATTCCTCCTGCTCCCCGGTGCCGGCCACGGAGCCGGCGAATCCGAATACGCCCGACGGCGCCGCGCCGACTTCCTCGCCCGACACCTCCTGCCCGCGTCGAGCCCCGCCCAACGGCCATTGCCAGCCACCCCGTCCCCGCGCTAA
- a CDS encoding DUF3299 domain-containing protein encodes MNEFGMRQWRVRWTTLAALMALSAVWTGCGRGGGDGDGAALPEIRGEPIRAVASVPIPQAGGVGMESEPEAAEWTDGDLTGEIMVAAPGTPPVNDVPAPVLEEVTELTLAGAALVDSAIEVPREGKGSETVAAARARQERGTREKPLVVGFDELASFEYDLPDGPVEVEPVAAGKASAQIPEGIQALNEQFVSLKGFMLPLKVEKGLVTELLIMRDQSMCCYGTVPRINEWVSVKMVGQGVKPIMDQAVVLHGTLKVGEMYENGYLVGIYEMAGDRMTGPMDM; translated from the coding sequence ATGAACGAGTTTGGGATGCGGCAATGGCGGGTTCGCTGGACGACGCTGGCGGCACTCATGGCCCTGTCCGCGGTCTGGACGGGGTGTGGTCGGGGCGGGGGGGATGGAGATGGGGCGGCTCTTCCCGAGATCCGGGGGGAACCTATTCGGGCGGTGGCGTCGGTGCCGATTCCGCAGGCCGGCGGGGTCGGGATGGAATCCGAACCCGAGGCTGCGGAGTGGACGGACGGCGACTTGACCGGGGAGATCATGGTTGCCGCGCCCGGGACGCCGCCTGTGAACGACGTGCCTGCTCCGGTGCTGGAAGAGGTGACGGAGTTGACGCTTGCCGGCGCGGCTTTGGTGGATTCGGCGATCGAGGTTCCCAGGGAGGGTAAGGGTTCGGAAACGGTGGCAGCCGCACGGGCCCGGCAGGAGCGGGGGACACGGGAGAAGCCGCTGGTGGTGGGGTTCGATGAATTGGCGTCCTTCGAGTACGATCTTCCGGACGGGCCGGTCGAGGTGGAACCGGTGGCGGCGGGGAAGGCTTCGGCGCAGATCCCGGAGGGCATCCAGGCCTTGAATGAGCAGTTTGTTTCGCTGAAAGGGTTCATGCTCCCGCTCAAGGTGGAGAAGGGACTGGTCACCGAGCTGCTGATCATGCGGGACCAGTCCATGTGTTGCTACGGTACGGTGCCGAGGATCAACGAATGGGTCAGCGTCAAGATGGTGGGCCAGGGCGTGAAGCCCATCATGGACCAGGCGGTGGTCTTGCACGGGACGCTGAAGGTCGGCGAGATGTACGAGAACGGCTATCTCGTCGGGATCTATGAAATGGCCGGGGACCGCATGACGGGGCCGATGGACATGTGA